A single genomic interval of Leptospira dzoumogneensis harbors:
- a CDS encoding SH3 domain-containing protein — translation MKRIFAFFLTFISLLVWNCASVEKVEPRKIEKIMKVHAGGGLRLRISPNIEAKKIDLVPDGDVVETFGETGEVEIQDGKQGRWVKVKWKKKDGYVFGGFLEFINVK, via the coding sequence ATGAAACGGATCTTTGCATTCTTTTTGACTTTCATCTCTCTTTTAGTTTGGAACTGCGCCTCGGTAGAAAAGGTAGAACCTCGTAAGATCGAAAAGATCATGAAAGTTCATGCTGGAGGAGGTCTTCGTTTAAGGATCTCTCCTAATATAGAAGCTAAAAAAATAGACCTGGTCCCTGACGGTGACGTTGTGGAAACTTTCGGCGAGACCGGAGAAGTAGAGATACAAGACGGTAAACAAGGCCGTTGGGTCAAAGTGAAGTGGAAGAAAAAAGACGGATACGTATTCGGCGGATTTTTAGAATTTATCAACGTCAAATAA
- the fliD gene encoding flagellar filament capping protein FliD: MPAFSIPGLSSGQDTNQIVKKLVELEAKPIRRLEKQNGFNQAQVKAWSDLKTLTTDLQNKTREIISFTAPFATKSIVSDPEGVITGDAARSASSGKRKIEVKELATFHQISGDPIDSERKIPAGTFKVLSGEIEKEIEFQGGTIRDLYLTIRTAAAGIVQPTIVKVDQDKTVLTLAASQSGKDNQLKFDDPNGVLKAASLVGGMLPQDPPQSFYLPWEASQTNPFQPDKYGMTADSKPTFIAADPEKKEPSKIKLSSKQAFQFHVDAKEGKKGARIEATLSEPLEEGETISLGVIYDQDEQDKVFLETAYHKEGRVRVTFKSNMDGKKIHKVIVINQTGKEKEFSNFRFVLPAEFNGAKPAKTIVEAKDAVFLVDGIEITRPKNEGLTDVLDGVLLNLNKKSEGGPATVDIKVDSAKGIRMIKEFIEAYNNVLKYSKDATAVNRESGISDSKLEDPDITRSFWEGKTKTGILAGENSVIRLVAGMKTVTTSSFPAYPNSEIRTLSDVGISTGEVGSKWADIQEGFLALDEAKLAAKLAENPDAVRHLFAQDTNSDARMDTGVGVNLVEHLKPYTQFAGGLVTSKIKLLEEQVSDNNKKIKNFESHLMSYEKKLKEKFLYMEQGVGRNKAVGSYLNNNLNRGQGGDDK; this comes from the coding sequence ATGCCCGCATTCTCTATTCCGGGATTGAGTTCCGGCCAGGATACGAACCAAATCGTAAAAAAACTGGTAGAGCTGGAAGCAAAGCCGATTCGCCGTTTGGAAAAACAAAACGGTTTCAATCAGGCTCAGGTCAAGGCATGGTCCGATCTTAAAACTCTCACTACAGACCTCCAGAACAAAACACGAGAAATTATTTCTTTCACGGCGCCATTTGCAACTAAGTCGATCGTTTCCGATCCGGAAGGTGTGATCACCGGGGACGCTGCGCGTTCTGCAAGCAGTGGAAAACGTAAGATAGAAGTGAAAGAACTTGCTACATTTCATCAGATCTCAGGCGATCCTATCGATTCAGAGAGAAAGATACCCGCAGGGACTTTTAAAGTACTTTCAGGAGAGATAGAGAAGGAGATCGAGTTCCAAGGCGGAACTATCCGAGATCTTTATCTTACGATCCGCACCGCTGCTGCGGGGATCGTTCAGCCTACTATCGTAAAAGTAGACCAGGATAAAACGGTTTTAACGTTAGCTGCTTCTCAATCCGGTAAAGATAATCAATTAAAGTTTGATGACCCGAATGGAGTTCTTAAGGCGGCTTCTCTTGTAGGAGGAATGCTTCCTCAGGACCCGCCTCAATCTTTTTATCTTCCTTGGGAAGCGAGCCAGACGAATCCATTTCAACCGGATAAATACGGTATGACTGCGGATTCTAAGCCTACATTTATCGCGGCAGATCCCGAAAAAAAAGAACCTTCTAAGATCAAATTGAGTTCCAAACAAGCATTCCAATTTCATGTGGATGCGAAAGAAGGGAAGAAGGGAGCAAGGATCGAGGCTACTCTTTCCGAACCTTTGGAAGAAGGAGAGACAATCTCCTTGGGTGTGATCTACGACCAAGACGAGCAGGACAAAGTATTTTTAGAAACTGCCTATCACAAAGAAGGAAGGGTCCGAGTTACTTTTAAATCCAATATGGATGGAAAGAAGATCCATAAGGTAATCGTGATCAACCAAACCGGAAAGGAGAAGGAATTCTCTAATTTCAGATTTGTTCTTCCCGCCGAGTTCAACGGAGCTAAACCCGCAAAGACGATTGTAGAAGCTAAGGATGCGGTCTTTTTAGTGGACGGAATCGAGATCACTCGACCTAAAAACGAAGGTCTGACCGACGTGTTGGATGGAGTTCTTCTGAACCTGAACAAGAAGAGCGAAGGTGGCCCGGCTACAGTAGATATCAAAGTGGATTCCGCAAAAGGGATCCGAATGATCAAAGAATTTATAGAAGCATATAATAATGTTCTAAAATACTCTAAGGACGCCACTGCCGTTAACAGAGAGAGTGGGATCAGCGATTCTAAACTGGAAGATCCGGACATTACCAGATCCTTCTGGGAAGGAAAAACTAAAACAGGTATTCTTGCCGGAGAAAACTCTGTCATCCGTTTGGTCGCGGGTATGAAAACAGTGACCACTTCTTCTTTTCCTGCGTATCCTAATTCAGAGATCAGAACTCTTTCCGATGTTGGGATTTCAACGGGAGAAGTGGGAAGTAAATGGGCGGATATCCAGGAAGGTTTTCTCGCTCTGGATGAGGCAAAACTCGCGGCAAAACTTGCGGAAAACCCGGACGCGGTCCGTCATTTATTCGCACAGGATACGAATTCAGATGCCAGAATGGACACCGGAGTTGGTGTAAATCTGGTAGAACATTTGAAACCTTATACTCAGTTCGCCGGCGGACTGGTTACAAGCAAGATCAAATTATTAGAAGAGCAAGTCTCCGATAATAACAAGAAGATCAAAAACTTCGAATCACACTTAATGAGTTACGAAAAAAAGCTCAAAGAGAAGTTCCTATATATGGAGCAGGGTGTGGGTAGAAACAAGGCCGTCGGTTCCTATCTGAATAATAATCTCAATAGGGGACAGGGCGGAGATGATAAATAA
- a CDS encoding acyl-CoA dehydrogenase family protein, with product MLQNNYFNDVSDLRLHFDHIINWKEIVDSYEGGFTDAAKYKAGDERFSAAPSSHEEALEYYKTLLDSVGEFAGKEIAPYVAELDKVGVKFENGKVVFPEKLLEIVRKARDAGLQPTGFSRKYGGLGVPWTVRAFFSEILYRVDASVCISIGCVNLAEIVEKNGSEELKDEWLPRLAAGEFACAMGLTEPDHGSDLPGLRTKATHKEGNIYLLNGTKRFITQGCGTGEIPAILLLLARTGNPGSGARGLSFFLVQSKDVQVAGIEKKMGLHCSPTCEIVLENTPGILIGEEGHGLIKHTMGMLNGARMGISQQGVGIAQAALAETKKYTSERIQFGKPIGTIPAVRKILRRMERETMAMRCLMLEGARAMDLYYFRGDHLREKGATERDLKSDVVLKYWEKLAGILTPISKFYCSESCVKIAGDAVQLHGGAGFTEDYDVSRIYRDSRITTIYDGTSQIQVNASIGGIVTGMSGHGFLREYIDNEWTHFPTEETKVLSDVWDGFQESVAMYKDLATSEEREETADEIVWASARLLSGLLFYRSTLRIPEELRADRLSHVDEYNLDSLGYMEGLKAKLKVKLSARQAV from the coding sequence ATGCTGCAAAACAACTACTTCAACGATGTATCCGACCTAAGGTTACATTTCGATCATATTATCAATTGGAAGGAAATCGTGGATTCCTACGAGGGCGGATTTACCGATGCCGCAAAATATAAGGCGGGAGACGAAAGATTTTCTGCTGCACCTTCTTCTCATGAAGAAGCATTAGAATATTATAAAACCTTACTGGATTCAGTGGGAGAATTCGCGGGCAAGGAAATCGCTCCTTATGTTGCCGAACTGGATAAAGTGGGAGTAAAATTCGAGAACGGAAAAGTAGTATTCCCGGAAAAACTATTGGAGATCGTCCGAAAAGCAAGAGATGCAGGATTGCAGCCTACAGGTTTTTCCAGAAAATACGGCGGTTTAGGAGTTCCTTGGACTGTCAGAGCGTTCTTTAGCGAAATATTATATAGAGTGGATGCATCCGTTTGTATCTCCATAGGTTGTGTGAACTTAGCGGAGATCGTAGAAAAGAACGGAAGCGAAGAATTAAAAGACGAATGGTTGCCTCGTTTAGCCGCGGGAGAATTTGCATGTGCAATGGGACTTACGGAGCCAGATCACGGTTCCGATCTACCTGGACTTCGCACTAAAGCCACTCATAAAGAAGGAAATATTTATCTATTAAACGGAACCAAAAGATTTATCACACAAGGATGCGGTACTGGAGAAATTCCAGCGATCCTTCTTCTTTTAGCCCGAACCGGAAATCCCGGAAGCGGAGCAAGAGGACTTTCCTTCTTCTTGGTTCAATCCAAAGACGTACAAGTTGCAGGAATAGAAAAGAAGATGGGGCTACATTGTTCTCCGACTTGTGAGATCGTTTTAGAAAATACTCCGGGTATCTTGATCGGAGAAGAAGGTCACGGACTTATCAAACATACGATGGGAATGTTGAACGGTGCCCGTATGGGAATTTCCCAACAAGGAGTAGGGATCGCACAAGCGGCGTTAGCCGAAACTAAAAAATATACTTCGGAAAGGATACAATTCGGGAAACCGATCGGTACAATTCCTGCAGTTCGCAAAATCCTTCGCAGAATGGAAAGAGAAACTATGGCGATGCGCTGTTTAATGTTGGAAGGCGCCCGTGCAATGGACCTATATTATTTCAGAGGAGATCATCTGAGAGAAAAGGGCGCCACAGAAAGGGATCTGAAATCTGATGTTGTTCTGAAGTATTGGGAAAAGTTAGCCGGAATACTCACACCTATTTCCAAGTTTTATTGTTCCGAGTCCTGCGTTAAGATTGCAGGTGACGCAGTCCAACTTCATGGAGGAGCAGGCTTCACCGAAGATTATGATGTCTCTAGAATTTATAGAGACTCGCGGATCACAACCATCTACGACGGAACTTCTCAAATCCAAGTCAATGCGAGTATAGGTGGGATCGTTACAGGAATGAGCGGTCACGGTTTCTTGAGAGAATATATAGACAACGAATGGACTCATTTCCCTACCGAAGAGACCAAAGTTCTTTCGGATGTTTGGGACGGTTTCCAGGAATCTGTCGCTATGTATAAGGATCTTGCGACTTCCGAGGAAAGAGAAGAAACAGCGGACGAGATCGTATGGGCAAGTGCCAGACTTCTTTCCGGTCTACTATTCTATCGTTCTACGCTTCGTATTCCGGAAGAGCTTAGAGCGGATCGACTTTCTCATGTGGATGAATATAATCTGGATAGTCTCGGTTATATGGAAGGTCTGAAGGCGAAGTTAAAGGTAAAACTTTCCGCTAGACAAGCGGTTTAA
- a CDS encoding SpoIIE family protein phosphatase gives MNPYLILPLFALFINLWLFTYVLALKGKHKVVHLYLLYSGALSLWIISIILYWSFLPFHWMIWIFKISSISWLLVGPLFLEFVFAFLSKNPNIVLYLLRGLALAIFPITLTTDWIIVGVERKYWGDMLIQGPLYVYGINLLTVSPPVYAIFLLIFESRKEEIGFRKQCYLLAFGTFLSSVLGFLTTVLPRILSKGDLNYPPLSGSVSVIQSACVFIAIAKYGFLEIRLEKIALQLYAKLREGVILLSASDDLLYWNESAKEMLGFPKATPTPEKLDLGKFLEGFTRRPFSRMDFKRKFSETKKISSEEDMFPSSDSVYLEVSKSEIPISGRDLGKVYVLRDITEKKEASERINMLYSRVIRDLDIAREVQNTITTRDFPSSDKFKIFSYFRPYDRVGGDVLNCSESADGSLEILFADVSGHGISSAMVAAMASISFNVFSRKGNKPKEGLLFTNDLLSSVVTQHFISAVFLKYDPNTRILEYSYAGHHAGLLLRDGQTLDLQGKGGVLLAVGTPILEDFQIQLKPGDRVLLYSDGLFEVRGSKGIPMGNATLVEAVKKLSYQDSDSLIRSLVSYSESFGDGIMTDDLTLFCLEING, from the coding sequence ATGAACCCGTATCTGATCCTTCCATTATTCGCATTATTCATCAATCTATGGCTGTTCACTTATGTTTTAGCTCTAAAAGGAAAACATAAAGTAGTTCATTTATATCTTTTGTATTCGGGCGCATTGAGCCTCTGGATCATTTCTATTATCCTATATTGGTCCTTCTTACCGTTCCATTGGATGATATGGATCTTTAAGATCAGCTCTATTTCCTGGTTATTGGTCGGTCCTTTATTTTTAGAGTTCGTATTCGCATTCTTATCAAAAAATCCGAATATAGTTCTATATCTTTTAAGAGGACTAGCTCTCGCAATCTTTCCGATCACGCTAACCACGGATTGGATCATAGTAGGAGTAGAAAGAAAATATTGGGGGGATATGCTTATACAAGGTCCTCTTTATGTATATGGGATCAATCTACTTACGGTTTCTCCTCCGGTATATGCTATCTTTCTTTTGATTTTCGAATCCAGGAAAGAAGAGATAGGATTCAGAAAACAATGTTACCTTTTGGCATTCGGAACATTCTTATCATCCGTGCTTGGATTTTTGACCACCGTACTTCCTAGGATCTTATCCAAAGGAGATCTAAACTATCCTCCTTTGAGCGGAAGTGTAAGTGTGATCCAATCCGCCTGCGTATTTATAGCGATCGCAAAATACGGATTTTTAGAGATCCGATTGGAAAAGATCGCACTCCAATTATATGCAAAGCTAAGAGAAGGTGTGATCCTATTATCCGCTTCGGATGACCTGTTATATTGGAACGAAAGTGCAAAAGAAATGTTAGGTTTTCCTAAAGCGACTCCCACACCCGAAAAGCTGGATCTAGGAAAATTTTTAGAAGGATTTACAAGAAGACCATTTTCCAGAATGGACTTCAAAAGAAAGTTTTCGGAAACAAAAAAGATCTCTTCCGAAGAAGATATGTTCCCCTCTTCCGATTCGGTTTATCTAGAAGTTTCCAAATCCGAAATCCCAATTTCAGGAAGAGACTTAGGCAAAGTGTACGTTCTTCGGGATATTACCGAAAAGAAAGAAGCTTCGGAAAGGATCAATATGCTCTACTCCAGGGTGATCCGAGATCTAGATATAGCAAGAGAAGTCCAAAACACGATCACTACTCGGGATTTTCCGAGCTCGGATAAGTTTAAGATATTCTCCTATTTCCGCCCTTACGATAGAGTAGGAGGAGATGTTCTGAATTGTTCCGAAAGTGCGGACGGAAGTCTGGAGATCCTATTCGCGGATGTTTCAGGACATGGGATCTCCTCTGCGATGGTAGCTGCAATGGCATCCATCTCATTTAACGTATTTTCCAGAAAAGGAAACAAACCTAAGGAAGGTTTATTATTCACGAATGATCTGCTTTCTTCCGTAGTGACACAACATTTTATATCCGCGGTTTTCCTTAAATACGACCCTAACACAAGAATATTAGAATATAGTTATGCAGGTCACCATGCTGGGCTTCTTCTTAGAGACGGACAAACCTTGGATTTACAAGGAAAAGGAGGGGTCTTACTCGCCGTAGGGACCCCTATCTTGGAGGATTTTCAGATACAACTAAAACCTGGAGACAGGGTATTATTATATTCCGACGGTTTATTCGAGGTCAGGGGATCTAAAGGAATTCCGATGGGAAATGCAACTCTTGTGGAAGCGGTAAAAAAACTTTCTTACCAGGATTCGGACAGCCTGATCCGCTCCTTAGTATCCTATTCGGAATCCTTCGGAGACGGGATCATGACGGACGATCTAACCTTATTCTGTTTAGAAATTAACGGTTAG
- a CDS encoding response regulator: METETSQNAILCVDDEAIILITLQKELKKQLGNLFQYETALNAEEAMEVIDDLVSAGVNVILILSDWLMPGIKGDEFLILVHQKYPKIRSILITGHVDAAAVDRVKKEAGTYTVIPKPWDVNKLMEAVRVCCNLN; the protein is encoded by the coding sequence TTGGAAACTGAAACATCACAGAATGCGATCCTATGTGTGGATGACGAAGCAATCATCTTAATCACCTTACAAAAGGAATTAAAGAAACAGCTGGGAAATTTATTCCAATACGAGACCGCCTTAAACGCGGAAGAAGCTATGGAAGTTATAGATGATCTGGTAAGTGCAGGCGTGAACGTGATCTTGATCCTTTCCGATTGGTTGATGCCTGGGATTAAGGGGGATGAGTTCTTAATTTTAGTTCATCAAAAGTATCCTAAGATCCGATCCATTCTGATCACTGGACATGTGGATGCGGCCGCAGTGGATAGGGTTAAAAAAGAAGCAGGGACTTATACTGTGATCCCAAAACCTTGGGACGTGAACAAACTAATGGAAGCTGTTCGTGTTTGTTGTAATTTGAATTAG
- a CDS encoding PAS domain-containing protein — translation MNSIVYWFEELFASLPLSFIDIWGRFGYIVGIFLMICAYGGFTFNPGGKFGFGRRKQSWDTQAFLSIPFTFVFIFITGYIGSFIVLVPGAQTFESLKDLTVFLCILLFGYPALLAVPFAYGLSDLIEGVPPDFLFDWLLGYFINPACFWVAYQLIGRDPDFKKLKTWALYSIFVIIFMSIEPQLWGYICSEQFTREISYRNITPALFFTTGVTWVVAPFAMLIALPLAKKYGLFWAEIPGHTRELILSYKEWYWQEEKFGKDGIPLGQGLPIRMFLVTPFILLVLIMVAATAYLTLRSSEAASGKLASRLHQEISENINLRLDDYLAHSIRKKPEEISLLLKNTNIARHGRAFIIDRETRIIASSDLRFSNIGSASESGDPVIRNSVLSVLKDYGDLYSIKMAFQFRFDIVNAKPVSRETWLTQVTPYRDNAGEYDWVVITAMPASYYLEGVQIGNSESAKVFAVALTLSLLIAAFLAGIVTSPIRNISQATRAMAEGDFSQRVPSSKLEEIGTLAFSFNHMAEQLQEAFRRTKASEEQYKDLVDTTPGVVWEADAITFDFTFVSKQAEDLLGYSVEEWKTPGFWADHIHPEDKDYAVNYCVACTGKLEAHDFEYRFLKKDGTVVWLRDMVKVIAEGNREKWLRGVMVDITERKNIEEKFLERNRFVESILDISPDILYIYDIKERRNVYSNIGVERLLGYSVEEIQKMGDSFLKDVMHPDDFQEYLSKIIPKYLNALDRDVLEHQYRMRHKDQKWRWFVSRELIYKRDQDGVPTQIFGISNDITKGKEAEETILDLNANLERKIDQRTEELKRSNEDLKESLEYQKKISKELNETQSQLLLSEKLAALGQLAAGMTHELNTPLGAIVSSNRAILDILYEEIRDIPDLLLSLNKSEVEHFKFLLDESLKEISQAEILPNRSLRRELVRIFKEASVSDPENAVNMVLELGIHRLGEKLPDLLKTENSLKILEAVSSIASVVRFSNVISIATGKASYVVDALKNYLNPGTHNGDEELVPVDVEVELETIIALYHNKIKYGVEVVKHYRTNELCLGDPDKLNQVWINLLNNGLQAMNYKGKIEISIEKRESWIIVSFSDSGIGIPKEIQDKIFDPFFTTKNPGEGIGLGLDICKKIVEKMGGKIEFETEPGRTKFEVWLKPANRKKEESIGN, via the coding sequence GTGAATTCGATCGTCTACTGGTTTGAAGAATTATTCGCCTCCCTCCCTTTGTCCTTTATAGACATTTGGGGCAGATTCGGCTATATAGTCGGGATTTTTTTAATGATCTGCGCCTACGGAGGTTTTACTTTTAATCCCGGAGGAAAATTCGGTTTCGGTCGCCGAAAACAAAGTTGGGATACCCAGGCTTTTTTAAGCATTCCATTCACATTCGTTTTTATTTTTATCACAGGTTATATAGGTTCTTTTATCGTTTTGGTCCCGGGGGCCCAGACCTTTGAATCTTTAAAGGATCTGACTGTTTTTCTTTGTATTCTTTTGTTCGGTTATCCCGCACTTCTCGCGGTTCCTTTTGCCTACGGACTTTCGGATCTGATAGAAGGAGTTCCTCCCGATTTTTTATTCGATTGGCTTTTAGGTTATTTTATCAATCCGGCCTGTTTCTGGGTGGCTTATCAGTTGATCGGAAGAGACCCGGATTTTAAAAAACTGAAAACCTGGGCATTATATTCCATTTTCGTAATTATATTCATGAGTATAGAACCTCAACTTTGGGGATATATCTGCTCGGAACAATTCACTAGAGAGATCTCTTACCGGAATATCACTCCTGCACTTTTTTTTACCACCGGGGTAACTTGGGTAGTCGCTCCTTTTGCGATGTTGATTGCGTTACCTCTCGCCAAGAAGTACGGATTGTTTTGGGCGGAGATCCCTGGCCATACAAGAGAACTGATCTTAAGTTATAAGGAATGGTATTGGCAGGAAGAAAAATTCGGAAAAGACGGAATTCCTTTGGGACAAGGTCTTCCTATCCGGATGTTCTTAGTTACTCCATTCATTCTTTTGGTTTTGATCATGGTGGCTGCCACCGCTTATTTAACTTTAAGAAGTTCGGAAGCTGCATCCGGAAAGTTAGCTTCTAGATTACATCAGGAGATCTCGGAGAATATCAATCTCAGGCTGGACGATTATCTGGCTCATTCTATCCGGAAAAAACCGGAAGAGATCTCTCTTTTATTAAAAAATACGAATATAGCCAGACATGGCAGGGCCTTTATTATAGACAGAGAAACTAGGATCATCGCTTCATCCGATTTGCGTTTTAGCAATATCGGATCCGCCTCGGAGAGCGGGGATCCTGTAATACGAAATTCCGTTCTTTCCGTTCTTAAAGATTACGGAGATCTGTATTCGATCAAGATGGCATTTCAATTCAGGTTTGATATTGTAAATGCAAAACCTGTTTCCAGAGAGACTTGGCTCACTCAGGTGACTCCTTACAGGGACAATGCAGGAGAATACGATTGGGTAGTGATCACTGCAATGCCTGCTTCTTATTATTTGGAAGGTGTGCAGATTGGTAACAGTGAGTCTGCAAAAGTGTTCGCGGTAGCTTTGACACTTTCTCTTTTGATCGCTGCATTTCTTGCAGGGATCGTTACATCACCGATACGTAATATATCTCAGGCAACTAGAGCTATGGCAGAGGGAGACTTCTCCCAAAGGGTCCCTTCCAGCAAATTAGAAGAGATCGGGACTCTTGCATTTTCATTCAATCATATGGCGGAACAATTACAGGAAGCATTCCGTAGAACAAAGGCAAGCGAGGAACAATACAAAGATCTTGTGGACACTACGCCCGGCGTAGTTTGGGAAGCGGATGCTATCACTTTTGATTTCACATTTGTGAGTAAACAAGCGGAGGATTTACTAGGTTACTCCGTAGAAGAATGGAAAACCCCCGGATTTTGGGCGGACCATATCCATCCGGAAGATAAGGACTATGCGGTAAATTATTGCGTGGCCTGTACCGGAAAATTAGAAGCACACGATTTCGAATATAGGTTCTTAAAAAAAGACGGAACTGTCGTTTGGCTCAGGGATATGGTGAAAGTAATTGCGGAGGGGAATCGGGAAAAATGGCTTCGTGGAGTGATGGTAGATATCACTGAGCGTAAAAATATAGAAGAGAAGTTCTTAGAAAGGAATAGATTTGTAGAATCCATTTTGGATATCAGCCCGGATATATTATATATCTATGATATTAAAGAGAGAAGGAACGTATACAGCAATATCGGCGTAGAAAGGTTATTGGGATATTCAGTGGAAGAGATCCAGAAAATGGGGGACTCTTTTCTAAAGGACGTGATGCATCCGGACGATTTTCAGGAATATTTATCCAAGATCATTCCGAAATATTTAAACGCACTGGATAGGGATGTATTAGAGCACCAATATAGGATGCGCCATAAGGACCAAAAATGGCGTTGGTTTGTTTCCAGGGAATTGATCTATAAAAGGGATCAGGATGGAGTGCCGACACAGATTTTCGGTATCTCCAACGATATCACTAAGGGTAAAGAAGCGGAAGAAACTATTCTGGATCTAAATGCGAATCTGGAACGTAAGATCGATCAAAGAACGGAAGAATTAAAAAGATCGAATGAAGATCTGAAAGAATCTTTGGAATATCAGAAAAAGATCTCCAAAGAGCTGAATGAAACACAAAGCCAACTTCTTCTTTCCGAAAAATTAGCCGCCCTAGGACAACTTGCCGCCGGAATGACCCATGAGCTAAACACTCCTTTGGGAGCGATCGTTTCTTCGAATCGTGCAATTTTGGATATTTTGTACGAAGAGATCAGGGATATACCTGACCTTCTTCTTAGCTTGAACAAATCGGAAGTTGAACATTTCAAATTCCTGTTGGATGAAAGTTTAAAGGAAATTTCCCAAGCGGAGATCTTGCCGAATCGTTCTCTGAGAAGGGAGCTTGTGCGTATATTCAAAGAGGCTTCCGTTTCGGATCCGGAGAATGCGGTGAATATGGTCCTGGAATTAGGGATCCATAGATTAGGAGAAAAACTTCCGGATCTTTTGAAGACCGAAAATTCCCTGAAAATACTGGAAGCGGTCTCTTCTATTGCTTCCGTCGTGAGATTCAGTAATGTGATCTCCATCGCTACAGGAAAGGCGTCTTACGTTGTGGACGCTCTCAAAAATTATCTGAACCCTGGAACGCATAACGGAGATGAGGAGCTTGTTCCAGTCGATGTAGAGGTGGAACTGGAAACGATCATCGCTCTATATCATAATAAGATCAAGTACGGGGTAGAAGTAGTTAAACATTATCGGACTAATGAACTTTGTTTGGGAGATCCGGACAAGTTGAATCAAGTGTGGATCAATCTGTTAAATAATGGATTGCAGGCCATGAACTATAAGGGTAAAATCGAAATTTCGATAGAGAAAAGAGAATCCTGGATTATAGTCTCCTTCTCGGATTCCGGTATCGGGATCCCGAAAGAGATACAGGACAAAATTTTCGATCCATTCTTCACTACTAAAAATCCGGGAGAAGGTATCGGCCTTGGACTGGATATCTGTAAAAAGATCGTGGAGAAGATGGGCGGAAAAATAGAGTTTGAGACGGAACCTGGACGCACTAAGTTCGAAGTTTGGCTGAAACCTGCGAACCGTAAAAAAGAGGAATCTATTGGAAACTGA